One stretch of Lytechinus variegatus isolate NC3 chromosome 17, Lvar_3.0, whole genome shotgun sequence DNA includes these proteins:
- the LOC121431146 gene encoding retinol dehydrogenase 8-like — MSRQIVLMTGCSAGIGLATAKRLSLDPDQRYIVIATIIAMSEKNDLVTAVGDALNKTIFIEELDVTRDTDITTVVERTLKEYGRIDILLNIAGICSVNIPERVQRDMMEKMFNVNVFGAIRLTQAVLPQMKRRKAGKIIVMSSIAGRTAWPYFEIYSSNKFALEGYFEALAVGLRAFNIRVCLVEPGGVKTHLLRESVKSVEHLLQDGSIEESDRRQLEGMMGIIGEDQGPTKVTSDTVAEAIMTRCLDPEKPALRHFLADEFYENVQAGLADMTGEKAVASSQKMF, encoded by the exons ATGTCTCGTCAAATCGTTCTCATGACTGGCTGCTCAGCGGGTATTGGTCTTGCCACAGCTAAACGACTCTCATTGGACCCCGATCAGCGATACATCGTCATCGCTACCATTATCGCGATGTCGGAGAAGAACGATTTGGTAACTGCTGTAGGGGACGCTCTcaacaaaacaatttttattgagGAATTAGACGTGACGAGGGATACTGACATCACAACTGTAGTTGAGAGAACCCTCAAAGAATACGGGAGAATAGATATCCTTC TCAATATTGCCGGTATCTGCTCCGTCAATATTCCCGAGCGGGTACAGAGGGACATGATGGAGAAGATGTTCAACGTGAATGTGTTTGGTGCGATTAGACTCACTCAGGCAGTCTTACCTCAGATGAAACGAAGAAAGGCGGGAAAGATCATAGTCATGTCAAGTATAGCAGGAAGGACAG catggccttattttgaaatatacagCTCGAACAAATTCGCATTGGAAGGATACTTTGAAGCCCTTGCTGTTGGTCTACGTGCATTTAATATCAG AGTTTGTCTCGTCGAGCCCGGAGGAGTTAAAACTCATCTACTGAGAGAATCGGTAAAAAGCGTCGAACATTTACTCCAAGATGGCTCCATCGAAGAAAGCGATCGGCGTCAGCTCGAAGGAATGATGGGTATAATCGGCGAAGATCAGGGCCCCACCAAAGTCACGTCTGATACTGTCGCCGAGGCCATAATGACAAGGTGTCTTGACCCTGAGAAACCGGCGTTGAGGCATTTCCTTGCTGATGAGTTTTACGAGAACGTACAAGCGGGGCTGGCAGATATGACTGGAGAAAAGGCTGTCGCAAGTTCGCAGAAAATGTTCTGA